The DNA window CCGAGGCCATGATCCCGCCGGGGCCGAACAACGCGGTGGGGCGGGTGTGGATGACGCTGTCGGCGCCGCACTACGGGATCCACGGCACCAAGAGCCCGGAGACGATCGGCTACGCGCAGTCGGCCGGGTGCGTGCGGCTCACCAACTGGGACGTGACGTTCCTGAGCAGGCGCATCCCGATGGGCACGCCGGTGCAGTTCCGCGGCACCCGCACGCGTCCGCAGGCGCCCGCCCGCGCCGCGCAGGCTGCCGCCCCGAGCGCGCCCGCCGGGCCGCGCGTCCTGGGCGTGCGCGCCGACAGCGCCCGCGACACCACGGCCGCCGCCCCGCGCGACACCTCGCGGGCGCCCGCGCAGCCCGACTCCGCGAAGCGCGAGACGCCGCCGGCACCGAAGCCGGCCGCGCCCGCTGCGAACCCTGCTCCGACTCCGGCGCCGGCGACACCCACGCCCGCGCCGGCCCCCGCCCCTGCCCCGGCGCCCGTTAAGCCGGACAGCGCCGCGGCGGGATCGTAGTCCGGTCCGGTTACCGACAGACGAGAAGGTGCGAGAGCGCGGCCTGGGCTCTCGCACCTTCTGCTTTTAGCCTGCACACCCCTCAGGACCGGCGTTCCGCCCTCTCGCGAAGTGCGCGGACGTGTTCGGCCGATTCGGTGGAATCGGTCCGGCTACACACGACCCCCTCACGCATCCAGAACGCCACCAGCTCGGGCCCCGTCAACGGCATGTTGCTCCCAGCAACAGCGATGCGGTTGCCCGAGAGCACACGGAGGACGTACTCGGCGAGGGACAGCCGAAGCCGCGCAGCCTCCGTCACCAATTCGCGCTCCAACTCCTCGGACGGATCAAGCGTGATGATCACGAGACACTTCTCCATTTAGGGGTCGAATCACAGTGAAGATTAACATCGGAATGAACCCCTGAGCCAACATACGAGAAGGTGCGAGAGAGTGGTCTGCGCCTCTCGCACCTTCTGCTTTTTCCGTTCGCAGTTGAAGCCTCGCCCGCTCCGGACCTGCCCCCGCGGCGAACCCGGCTGGCGAGGCTTGCTGCAGTTGTCGCCGCGGCTTCAGCCGCCTTCGGACAGGGCTACCCATGCTCCCCGATCCCGTAGCACCTCCCCCCTCATCCTTTTCCCCCTCCGGCCCGATTCCTGCCTTCGGTGCGGCGCCCGCCCGCCCCGGGCGGTACGCTAAGCGCAAGAGAGAGTTGACGATGAAGAAGATCGTGATCGCGGGGCTCACCGGGTTCTTCCTGGCCGCCGGGTGCACCGTGGACAAGAACAGGGGCGACGAGCGGCCCGAGCGCGGGGTGGCCGTGGCCGCGACGCCCGACTCGGTGGCCGACCTCGCGTACGCGGACGAGGTGGGGCTCACCCCCGAGGAGCTGGAGCGGGGGCGGCTGGACAGCGACTGGACCGCGGTGGTCTCGCTCGACACCACCGGTGGAGCGCCGGCGGCGCCGAACCCCGAGAAGTGGGAGCAGATCTCGCCGCAGCAGGTCAACCGCACGCCGATCTTCCTGCCGCTGTCGGGCGACGTGGCGGGGCCGTCGGTGCTGCGCGTGCAGATCCTGCTGGACCGCGCGCTCTTCTCGCCCGGCATCATGGACGGGCGCTGGGGGAAGAACACGGTGAAGGCCGTGTACTTCTTCCAGCAGCGCGAGGGGCTGCGCACCACGGGGCGGGTGGACTCGCTCACCTTCAACCGCCTGGTGGAGGCGGCCGGCCGGCCGCGGCAGCTGGCCGTGCAGCACCGGCTCACCGCCGAGGACGTGAAGGGGCCGTTCATCCCCATGCCCGACAGCATCTACGAGCAGGCCGAGCTGGACTGCTCGTGCTACGAGTCGCTCACCGAGAAGCTGAGCGAGCTGTTCCACGCCACCCCGGAGCTGCTGGAGAAGCTCAACCCCAACGTGGACCTCGACAACCTGCAGGCCGGGCAGTCGCTCTGGGTGCCCAACGTGCGCGACCCGGGCGCGCGGGCGCAGGGCGAGGTGGCGCAGCTCGTCGTCTCGGGCCAGGGCAGCTACGTGCACGCGGTGGACGCTTCCGGGCGCATCCTCTACCACTTCCCCTCGACGCTGGGCTCCACCTACGACCCCTCGCCGAGCGGGCAGTTCACGGTGCGGCGGGTGACCAAGAAGCCGTGGTGGCACTTCCAGCCGCAGATCCTGGCCAACGTCCCCGACAGCAAGCCCGAGGCGAGGATCCCGCCGGGCCCCAACAACCGCGTGGGGATGGTGTGGATGGCGCTCTCGGCGCCGCACTACGGCATCCACGGCACCAACAAGCCGGAGACGATCGGCTACGCCACCTCGGCCGGGTGCGTGCGGCTGACCAACTGGGACGCGCTCTTCCTGGCCGACCGCATCCGCCCGGGGACGCCGGTGCGCTTCCGCGACATCCAGGGGCGGCGCGGCGGGCAGGAGTTCGGCGGCCAGCGCAGCACGTCGGCCGACAGCGCGGCGGAGCAGGAGGCCGGGGAAGAGAAGGACGCCGGCCCCGCCGCCCCGGGCGCGCGCGGCGGCGAGGACAGGGACACGGGCGCGTCGAAGGGCCGCTCCGGCTCGGGCGGGACCGGCGGCGGCCGCTCGGGCGGGGGGCGCGACCGCGACACCACGAAGACGCGGTAGACGGGAGCCGAGCCGTCGCCGATCGCGAAGCCCCTCCGGAAGATCCGGAGGGGCTTCGCGCGCGTGGCGTCGAACACGCGGGCACGATCCGTGTAGACTCCCTCCTGCCAAACCAGATGTTCAGCAGCGGCGAGGAGACCCCGGGCGTGCAGTCCGCAGCGCCCGGGGGCGCCGCACACCACGGAGTAGCTTTGATCCCGATCACGTCCGTCCAGATCCACTCGGAAGCCGTCGGCCGATGATCCCCTTCCTGCGCCGCGGGCCGGCGGCTCCCGCCCCGCGGCCGGAGGCCGCGCCGGAAACGGCCGCGGCCCCGCGGCTCCCCGGGCCGGGCGAAGGGAGAGACGCCGCCGGCCAGGTGGTCACCATCGTCGGCAGCGGGACCGTGCCCGGCCAGCGCGGGCCGCTGCCGACCGACGCGGAGCGGCTGCGGCTGCTCGCCGGGAGCTACGTGGAGTCGGTGGCGGGGCGCTGCGTGCAGTGCGGGATCTGCTCGTACAACTGCCCCGTGGGGATCGACGTGCGGAGCTACTCGCGCCGGGCGATGCCGGTGCTGGAGAGCCACTGCATCCTCTGCGGCGAGTGCGTGGCCCGCTGCCCGCGCGGGGTGCTGAGCTTCCACCGCCCCGGCGGCGCGGCGTGATGCGGCGCTACGTGGTGGTCGGCACCGGCATCGCCGGGCTCTCGGCGTGCGAGGCCGTCCGCGAGAGCGACCCGTCCGCCGAGATCACGCTGGTGGGCGAGGAGCCGCACCCGTTCTACTCCCGCCCCGGCCTGGCGTACCTCCTCACCGGCTCCGTCCCCGAGCGCCAGCTGTACGTGCGCACCCCGGCCGAGGTCGCCGCGCTCGGCCTCACCCGCATCCACGCCCGGGCCGCGGCGCTGGACCCCGCCGCGCACCGGCTGACGCTGGAAGACGGGCGCGCCCTCCCCTACGACCGCCTCCTGCTGGCCACGGGCGCCGTCTCCATCCCCCCGGAGTTCCCCGGCGCCGAGCTGGAGGGCGTGCTGCGGCTCGACGGGCTGGACCAGGCCCGCCGCCTGCTGCAGCTGGCGAAGAAGCGGCGGAGCGCCGTGGTGGTGGGCGGCGGGAGCACGGCGCTGGAGATCGTGGAGGGGCTGCACGCGCGCGGGGTGCGCGTCCACTACTTCCTGCGCGGCGACCGCTACTGGTCCAAGGTGCTCGACCCCGTCGAATCGGCGATCGTGGAGGGGCGGCTGGAGGCCGAGGGCGTCGTCCTGCACCGCCGCACCGAGGTGCGCCAGGCGCTGGGGAAGCGGGGGCAGTTGATCGCCGTCGAGACCGCCGCGGGCGAGCGGGTGCCGTGCGACCTGCTGGCCGTGGCGGTGGGCATCCGCCCCCGGCTGGAGCTGGCGCGGGACGCGGGGATCCCCGTGGACCGCGGGGTGGTGGTGAACGAGCTGCTGGAGACCGGCGCGGCGGACGTCTTCGCCGCGGGCGACGTGGCCCAGGTGCGCGACCCGGCCACCGGCCGGTCCGAGCTGGACGCGCTGTGGAGCTCGGCGCTGGCGATGGGGCGGGCGGCGGGGCTCAACCTGGCCGGCGCGGCGGAGCCGTACCGCAAGGCGGTGCCGATGAACGTCACCCGCCTGGCCGGGCTGGTGACCACGGTGATCGGCGCGGTGGGCGGCGGGAAGGACCCCGACATGGTGACGATGACGCGCGGCCAGAGCGAGTCGTGGACGGCCAGCGGGCCCGCCGTGGTGGTGCAGGACCGCCACGGCGTCGACCGCGTGCGGGTGATGCTGGACGAGCGCGCGGTGGCCGGCGCGCTGGTGATGGGCTCGCAGGCCCTCTCGTACCCGCTGGCCCGCCTGGTGGCCGACCGGGTGGACGTCTCCCCGATCCGGGCCGAGTGCGTCGCCCGCCCCGAGGCGGCGCTCGAGCGCCTGCTGGCCTTCCATGACGAACGGTACGGCGTCCGCGCGGCGGCCCACTGAGCTCTGGCTGGCGCTGGGGTTCATCGCCCTGGCCACGGCCGTCTACGTGCCCTTCGCGCTGGACGGGCCCCCGCCGGCCAGCGGGCTCTTCGGCCACACACTCGGGATCATCGGCTTCCTGCTGATGCTCTTCGCGGAAGCCGGCTACACCTGGCGCAAGAACGTGCACCGCGAGGGGTGGGGGCCGATGCGGCGCTGGCTGCAGGCGCACGTCTTCACCGGCCTGGTGGGCCCCTACCTCGTCCTCCTCCACACCGCCTTCGAGTTCCGCGGCCTGGCCGGCGTCCTCGCCCTGCTGGTGCTGGTCGTCGTCGCCAGCGGCTGCGTGGGGCGCTTCGCCTACACCGCCGCGCCCAAGCTGGCCGCCTCGCCCGCGGCGGCGGAGCCGCGCGGCATCCGGCGGGTCCTCTCGTTCTGGTACCTGCTCCACGTCCCCGTCGCGGCCGCCATGTTCGTGCTCGCCATCGTGCACGTCGTGGCGGCGCTGTACTACGCCACCCTGCTGCGCTGACCGGCCGTGCCCGCGTCCTCGTCCCTCACGCGCTGGGCGCTCGGCGCGGCGGCCGTGGCGGCGGTCGGGGCGCTGGCGGCGTGGGCCGCGTCCGGCGGCGGCATCCTCAGCCCCGGGGGGCTGCACGCCGGCCGCGCGGGGGGCGGGCGGCTGGGCGGCGTGGCCTCGCACGCGGAGGTCCCGGCGTGCGGCGCCTGCCACGCGCCGCCGTTCGGGGGCGGGCGGATGGCGGACCGCTGCCTGGACTGCCACCGCGAGGTCCGCGCGGAGCTGGGCGACACCACGAAGCTGCACGGCATCCTGCCGGACGCGGAGCGCTGCCTCTTCTGCCACGTGGAGCACCGGGGCCCGCGCGCCGTCCTCACCGAGTTCGACGGCGAGGGCTTCCCGCACGAGCGGCTGGGCTTCGCGCTCGCCGTTCACCGGGAGACCGCGGACGGGCGGACCTTCACCTGCTCGGACTGCCACGGCCGCGAGACGTTCCGCTTCGCCGAGGCGACCTGCGAATCCTGCCACCGCGACTACCAGGCGGAGTTCGTCGCCACCCACGTGCGGGACTGGGGGACGGCCTGCCGGGCCTGCCACGAGGGGAGCGACCGCTTCTCCGCCTTCCGGCACGACACCGCCGGCTTCCGGCTCACCGGCAGCCACGTGCGGACGCGGTGCGCCGCCTGCCACACGGGCGTGCGGACCTTCGCGGCGTTCGCGGGCGCGCCGGAGACGTGCGCCGGCTGCCACCGCGGCGACGACGCGCACCGGGGCGATTTCGGCACCGACTGCGCCACCTGCCATAATACCGGGCGATGGGAGGACGCCGACTTCGAGCACGCCTTCCCGCTGGACCACGGCGGCGGGGGGATGGTCGCCTGCCGGACGTGCCACCAGGACATGCCGAGCTTCCGCACCTACACCTGCTACGGCTGCCACGAGCACGCCCCGGCGCGCGTGCGCGAGGAGCACCTGGACGAAGGGATCACCGACTTCCGCAACTGCGTCGAGTGCCACCCCACCGGGACCAGGGACGAAGCCGAGGGCCGCGGCGGCCGACGCGAGGATCGCGGGCGGGACGACCGCAGAGAGGATGGAGGCCGGCGCGGACGCGGGAGGGGTGGGCGGGGCGCGTAGCTCCTGGGCGTAGATAGCGGGCTAGCTTGAAACGGCTCGATATGTGCGCTTCTCCGCCATGCGTCGTAGCCAACATGGCAAATGGCAGGATAGGGGACTCTTAATCCCAAGGTTGAAGGTTCCTAGCGGTAACGGGTGTTCGGTCAGTAACCCAAACCGGAGGGGACGGATGACTTGGGAAATGGTTGCCGCGATTGCGGCGATGGTGCAGGCGGGCGCGGCAGTCTGGACAATAGTGCAGGAAGAAAAGAGATGGCCGCGTGGCAGGCGCACGCGCGCGAGATGACACCGGGGGGCGGCTCGTCGAGCCGTAGCTCCGGTTGACACATCTCCCTTGCAGGCGATAGTTTTACAGGCTCGTGCGCACCCCTTCGCCCGGGGTGCGCACGCGCTTCGTATTTCCCGGATCAACAGGTTTCCGGCGCCACCCGGCGCCGCGTGCCGCAACCGCAGGCAGAACGCATGGCTTCCTCCGTCGCCCGCCGTGAGACCCGCCGCGCCGTCGATCCCGACGACGCCATGATGATGCGCGCCGCCGAGATGGCGGCGTGGGCGCGCAAGAACGCGACGACCATCATGATCGCGGCGGCCGTCGCCCTCGTGGTGGTGGGCGCCTTCCTGTACTACCAGTTCGACCGCTCCGCCCGCGCCGGCCGCGCCGCCCGCGACTACCTGCAGCTGCAGTCGGCGATGGCGGCCGACACCGGGGCCGCGGCGCTGCGCCGGCTCGACAGCTTCGCGAAGCAGTACTCCGGCACCCCCGAGGCCGACGCGGCGCGGCTGCGCATGGCCGAGGAGTACCTGAAGCGGGGCCAGGCGAACCAGGCCATGCAGGCCCTTCGCCCGGTGGCCGACGGCGACGGGCCGCTCTCGTACCAGGGGAAGAGCCTGCTGGGCGCGGCGCAGGCGGCCGCCAACCAGCGCGCGCAGGCGATCGCCACCTACATCCAGGCGGCCGACGAGAGCGACCTGAGCTACCAGAAGCAGGAGGCCTTGCAGCAGGCGGCGCTCCTGCGCGAGCAGGCGGGCGACTGGCGTGGGGCGCTGGAGCTGTACCGCCGCATCCTCGACACCACCGAGGAGGGGTCGCTGGAGCGCGGCATCATCCAGCTGCGCATCACCGAGAGCGAGGCGCGCGCGGCCGCCGGCGCCGCCGCCCCGCCGCGGTGACGCCGGCCCTTCGGCAGTCCCCGGGCCGCGGGACCTGAGCGTCCGTCCGCCGATGCTCGCGCTCGCGGCCCTCCTCGAGATCCCCTTCCCGCGGATCGACCCCGTTGCCCTCGACCTCCCCGGACCGCTCGACGTGCGGTGGTACGGGCTGGGGTACCTGGTGGCGTTCGGGGTGGGCTACCTGATCCTGCGCCGCCTGGCCCGCGCCGGCTTCTTCCGCGTGGACCCCGGCACCGTCGGCGACCTGATCTTCGCGCTGGTGATCGGGGTGATCCTGGGCGGGCGCATCGGCTACATCCTCTTCTACGACTTCGCCAGCTTCGCCGCCAACCCGCTGCGGATCATCCGCATCTGGGAAGGCGGCCTGTCGTTCCACGGGGGGCTGCTGGGCGCGCTGGCCGGCGGGTGGTACTTCGCCCGCAGGCAGAAGACGGCCTTCCTGAACGTGGGCGACGCGCTGGCGCTGGGGGTGACGCCCGGCATCTTCGCCGTGCGGGTGGCCAACTTCATCAACGGCGAGCTGTTCGGCCGGGTGGCGGGCCCCGACGTGCCGTGGGCCATGCGCTTCCCCACCGACCCCGAGGCGCTCCGGCTGCTGGGGATCCAGGCGGCGAGCCTGCGCGAGAAGGAGCGGGCGATCGAGCGGGCGTACCAGCTGGGGGCGTGGGACGCGGTGAAGGAGCAGGTGCCGCTGCGCCACCCCTCGCAGCTCTACGAGGCGCTGGGCGAGGGGGCGCTCACCGGGCTCGTCCTCTGGGCCGTGTACTCCTGGCACCGGCGCCGCGGCGTGCGCTGGGGCGACGGGGCGTACGGCGGGCTCTTCCTGGTCTGCTACGGGGCGATCCGCTCCTTCCTGGAGCTCTTCCGCCAGCCCGACGTGCAGTTCACCGGTCCGGGCGACCCGGTGGGCACCGTGCTGGGGCCGCTCACCATGGGGCAGACGCTCAGCCTG is part of the Longimicrobium sp. genome and encodes:
- a CDS encoding L,D-transpeptidase family protein translates to MKKIVIAGLTGFFLAAGCTVDKNRGDERPERGVAVAATPDSVADLAYADEVGLTPEELERGRLDSDWTAVVSLDTTGGAPAAPNPEKWEQISPQQVNRTPIFLPLSGDVAGPSVLRVQILLDRALFSPGIMDGRWGKNTVKAVYFFQQREGLRTTGRVDSLTFNRLVEAAGRPRQLAVQHRLTAEDVKGPFIPMPDSIYEQAELDCSCYESLTEKLSELFHATPELLEKLNPNVDLDNLQAGQSLWVPNVRDPGARAQGEVAQLVVSGQGSYVHAVDASGRILYHFPSTLGSTYDPSPSGQFTVRRVTKKPWWHFQPQILANVPDSKPEARIPPGPNNRVGMVWMALSAPHYGIHGTNKPETIGYATSAGCVRLTNWDALFLADRIRPGTPVRFRDIQGRRGGQEFGGQRSTSADSAAEQEAGEEKDAGPAAPGARGGEDRDTGASKGRSGSGGTGGGRSGGGRDRDTTKTR
- a CDS encoding 4Fe-4S dicluster domain-containing protein — its product is MIPFLRRGPAAPAPRPEAAPETAAAPRLPGPGEGRDAAGQVVTIVGSGTVPGQRGPLPTDAERLRLLAGSYVESVAGRCVQCGICSYNCPVGIDVRSYSRRAMPVLESHCILCGECVARCPRGVLSFHRPGGAA
- a CDS encoding FAD-dependent oxidoreductase, which codes for MRRYVVVGTGIAGLSACEAVRESDPSAEITLVGEEPHPFYSRPGLAYLLTGSVPERQLYVRTPAEVAALGLTRIHARAAALDPAAHRLTLEDGRALPYDRLLLATGAVSIPPEFPGAELEGVLRLDGLDQARRLLQLAKKRRSAVVVGGGSTALEIVEGLHARGVRVHYFLRGDRYWSKVLDPVESAIVEGRLEAEGVVLHRRTEVRQALGKRGQLIAVETAAGERVPCDLLAVAVGIRPRLELARDAGIPVDRGVVVNELLETGAADVFAAGDVAQVRDPATGRSELDALWSSALAMGRAAGLNLAGAAEPYRKAVPMNVTRLAGLVTTVIGAVGGGKDPDMVTMTRGQSESWTASGPAVVVQDRHGVDRVRVMLDERAVAGALVMGSQALSYPLARLVADRVDVSPIRAECVARPEAALERLLAFHDERYGVRAAAH
- a CDS encoding tetratricopeptide repeat protein codes for the protein MASSVARRETRRAVDPDDAMMMRAAEMAAWARKNATTIMIAAAVALVVVGAFLYYQFDRSARAGRAARDYLQLQSAMAADTGAAALRRLDSFAKQYSGTPEADAARLRMAEEYLKRGQANQAMQALRPVADGDGPLSYQGKSLLGAAQAAANQRAQAIATYIQAADESDLSYQKQEALQQAALLREQAGDWRGALELYRRILDTTEEGSLERGIIQLRITESEARAAAGAAAPPR
- the lgt gene encoding prolipoprotein diacylglyceryl transferase; protein product: MLALAALLEIPFPRIDPVALDLPGPLDVRWYGLGYLVAFGVGYLILRRLARAGFFRVDPGTVGDLIFALVIGVILGGRIGYILFYDFASFAANPLRIIRIWEGGLSFHGGLLGALAGGWYFARRQKTAFLNVGDALALGVTPGIFAVRVANFINGELFGRVAGPDVPWAMRFPTDPEALRLLGIQAASLREKERAIERAYQLGAWDAVKEQVPLRHPSQLYEALGEGALTGLVLWAVYSWHRRRGVRWGDGAYGGLFLVCYGAIRSFLELFRQPDVQFTGPGDPVGTVLGPLTMGQTLSLLMVLAGIFFLVRGIRKGPPPPEPTPATETTPDLTQSRQS